In Eriocheir sinensis breed Jianghai 21 chromosome 8, ASM2467909v1, whole genome shotgun sequence, the following proteins share a genomic window:
- the LOC126995378 gene encoding putative nuclease HARBI1: protein MAAAGVPRTFRARQDSLEMYADAELVERYRLDRAGIEYVTDLLRREIQDPIQRKHSLTPELKVLLTLRYLATGKMQQCASDEFGVSQSSVSRVIAETLSALSAPQLVRRFIEFPLDGAEIREKQAEFYQVARFPGVVGVIDCIHVKIITPKENEVDYVNRKNFHSLNIQLVFDANYKIINLVSKWPGSVDDASILNDSGLKRLFEENHVQENCYLLGDSEYGCTRWLLTPFPRPHLEHERNFNRAHRTTRNLVERGIGQLKRRFHVLQGEVRLSPEKTCQVVTCCAVLHNICKARNIQAPEEKEEEDGQDGSDDGSDSDHNDDDYHLDDDRDMPEQGLAHRQLIARQHF, encoded by the exons ATGGCCGCCGCCGGAGTTCCTCGCACGTTTAGAGCTCGACAGGACTCTTTGGAAATGTATGCCGATGCTGAACTTGTCGAGAGGTACAGATTAGACCGTGCGGGAATTGAATATGTGACTGATTTGTTGAGAAGAGAGATACAAGATCCAATTCAAAGGaagcattccctcacccctgaGTTGAAAGTGCTCTTGACCTTAAGATACTTGGCTACCGGAAAAATGCAGCAGTGTGCGAGTGACGAGTTCGGGGTGAGCCAGAGTAGTGTGAGCAGAGTGATTGCTGAAACTCTTTCCGCCCTCAGTGCCCCTCAGCTTGTCAGGAGGTTTATCGAGTTTCCTCTTGATGGGgcggagatccgtgaaaagcagGCAGAATTTTACCAAGTTGCACGTTttcccggtgttgtgggagtgatagactgcatccatgtgaaaataataacaccaaaggaaaacgaagtagaTTACGTGAACAGAAAAAACTTCcacagcttgaacatacaattagtgtttgatgccaacTACAAAATAATCAACCTGGTATCAAAGTGGCCAGGGTCAGTGGATGATGCAAGTATCCTGAATGACAGTGGGCTTAAGCGGCTGTTTGAGGAGAATCATGTTCAAGAAAACTGCTATCTGCTTGGGGACAGCGAGTATGGATGCACGCGCTGGCTGCTGACCCCATTTCCAAGACCTCACCTGGAACATGAGAGAAACTTTAACAG GGCACACAGAACTACACGCAATTTGGTGGAACGTGGAATTGGGCAGCTGAAGAGAAGATTCCACGTTCTTCAAGGTGAGGTTCGTCTCAGCCCAGAGAAAACCTGCCAAGTTGTGACTTGTTGTGCTGTCCTTCACAATATTTGTAAGGCAAGAAACATCCAAGCaccagaggagaaggaggaggaggatggtcaaGATGGCAGTGATGATGGCAGTGATAGTGACCACAATGATGATGATTATCACTTAGATGACGACCGTGACATGCCAGAGCAGGGTCTAGCACACAGACAGCTTATAGCCAGACAACATTTTTGA